The Caloenas nicobarica isolate bCalNic1 chromosome Z, bCalNic1.hap1, whole genome shotgun sequence region TGGAAGCAATGCAAGCACCTCCTCTGTGACTGATGTAGCCTCTTGTCCTGAGCAGAAAAGGggaaactttttttccattccatttCTGTGAAAAGCTGACCTCTATTTTCATCACATTTCTGTGCATCGGAAAAGGGTGGCAttgttttgaacaaaataaaaccttccaTTTGacaagaaataattattttttgtagacataattaaaaatttagATTTCATTCAGATTAAACCAATTATTTCTATTATCCAATTGACCTgctaaaattaataaataaagcaaactaCTCATACATCTCTAATGTGATACTAGTATGCATTAAAAACTGAATGAGGACAATTTTTCAAACATGATTCAAAtacaatttccattttttttctacagttcTAATCATTCTCTATGgatatgaaaattaaaaccaggtTGGACATatagttttcattatttgtgttttaagaAAGGCTCTATTTCAAAGCTCTTGCTTGTGACTGGCTTGCTCCTGAATGATACCATGTTGTGCAAATAACCTTGCAGTTGCAGAAGGGATACACTAACGTATTTATGAAACTGTGATTCgatgttttgaatattttctaaGAGCTGTATCAGGAAACCCTCTACGAGACATGACAAAAATCATCTCATTTTTCAACTGAAGAAAACTTTAATAGTAAACATATTCTACTGCATTTTGTACTGAGGCAAATTAAGCTcactaacaaaaaataaagaaaatcaggtGATTAAATTCTCACTAATAACACAGACATTTATGTCTTCATGTATCACTGTCCTAGCTATTAATTACCCTGAACAGTTTGTGTTCAGATGCAGTCTGTTCTGATCTCATAGTTTTCACAAAACAATTACTGGAACATTCAATATATGACCAGGCTGGCTATCAAACTAGTTAActcatttgttttcatatatACTTTTGTGCACTGTAGAAAAAACTAAAGAATGTTTTAGAAGAGATCATTGATTTTTCAACAATTATGTTTGATTGGAAATTGTTTCAGATATCTGCATTGTTGCCCACCAAAGTGCTTTTAGCATGGAAATTGAAAGTAATAATAATCAGCTTTTCTTAGCAACGGATTTTACATTGTAGCTCCATCCAGAGCACCAAATCTTACCTTAATATCCTGGACCAAGCCCCAGCTACCCACTCTTCTCTGCCTCCAAAATTCCCTAACATAACCTCTCCTGATGTAACCCCTACACCCTGTTCAAGAAAACTTAGTTTCATTATGCATAATTTCAAGAAATACTAGCAGATAGTAAGTAGAGGTTTTGATCCCATTCTCTATCCTCAAGTTTCAACACAATGGACAtgtaaaaatactaaaatataatCCAAATgcagttctgcatttttaacTTAATCCATTTATAATCAAAACACGggaacaggaaaaggaaaaaaaatatagcttgTATTGAGACATATTTTACCATACCAGTTTTGACCAACTAtctaattacaaaaaaaacccccaaaaacaacCCACACCGTCTCCTGTTTTTATGGTACTTCATTACACTCTATCAGACTGCGTACACAGCCCTGATCCACTAAATCATCCCTATGACTTAATTCTACAGTACCATGGATTTGATCAAGAGTCCATACTAAGGTACTGGAAAGTTCAAATTCTGCTGAAGGCATTTATTCAAATATGCAATAAATAATTATTGTCTACAGGTGGAGACTAGAGACAGAAGGCCAACTCCAACAATAAGTTTTGTTCCTCTTgcaaaacaggaacaaaaagatATTGCTGATATTGAAATATCACATATTTCCAATCCTGTACACTGGACAAGATTGCTCTGAGCTGATGGAAAACTCTTTCAGGAAAATGGATCAACTCTGTCGCCATTAATATCTAGGGTCTAGAAGATCCAGAACTACTTTGGAAATAGAATGTATTCTCTTACTGATAGGTGCAAAATAGGTAACGGCATTAAAATGCTTAAGATGAACTGTCTTTTGCACGTCTGTCTGCAGTAATTATTTGGACAACTAAAACAAACTGACCTTTgtactgaaataattaattacCTCAACTTTATTCACAAAGCAGTTCTTTTGTATTATAAGTGCCAATCTATAAAAACTACTTACccagacaaaagagaaaaaaaatgttaattttaaagcatttcaaaacacattttgttttaatgtccCTATATTCTCcctaaaaaaaaggaaaaactatcTATATTTATCAGATCTTATGAATTAGAGCAAAAGACAATGATTTTTAGACACAGAGGATACACAGAATTCTGCATAACActctttaaaaaattttatataCAAATTCAATCAACAGACCCTGTACAAACTTACTGACACACTATAACCAAGTTAAATCAAGAACTAGGTTGAGATCTGAAAGCAACTGCTAGAATTCTATCCAGAAGAGTTTGTACTCTTggttttaaaagtacatttatGCAAAATACTAAAATGTTGGTGATATCTTTATGTATCTATATTTTGCACATTTATCTTAATTCTTCAAAATGCGGTATCTCCAAGAGATGACTAAAATCCAACTTACCAAGCTGAATGTTTCTGATCCACACTGactgctttgtttccttcaaaattttctcaaaataaaccCCAGCAAATCCACTAGAAAAGCATGCTATAAGAACTGCAATCAGGCCTACAAACTGAGATCCTGCTGAATGTTCCTTAGCAGCTGTTGCTTGAGAGTCTGAAGGCCACTGGATGCAAAAACAGTTATACAAAATTCATAGATAAAATCAAGTCATTAGTATCTATAAATGCAAATTTGTTTTCTAGCAACAGTTATTAAATACAGATAATCACACGCTTGTAAAGTTCTGTATTTTGCACcataaatacttttaaaggactgcaaaaccacaatttttctttctacatatTTGTAAGGAGTCAAATTGTGCCTGGACTGGGAGAACACCCATCAACTGCAGCAGGTCCAGGATCTCTGTTTTATAAAGCAGAACTATTCCTGAATCCCAGCATGGCTCATCATGGTCATTCACAGTCATCAACTTCCGTCACCTGACAGTTACTTGTCCTGGTTtcggctgggatagagttaattttcttcctagtggCTGGTATGGTGCCTTGTTTTGGATTTTGCAcgagaagaatgttgatagtacactgatgttttggttctTGCCAAGCCATGTTAATACCAAGCCAAGGAGACTGCAGGTGCACAAGGACGTGGGAGGGGACAcggccaggacagctgacccaaactggccaaagggacaTTCTACGCCATACAACctcatgctcagtatatattttgggggacaaaggaggaagaggggacaCATGAcagagccctgctttcctggagatggccgaacacctgcctgccaatgCGGAGTGGTGAACGAATTCCTTGTTTTACTTTGCGcatgtggcttttgctttacttcgtaaactgtctttatctcgaAACACAGgctttctcacttttactcttctgattctcccCCCTCTCCCACAGGGGGAGGGTGAGTGAGCTGCTGTGTAGTGCTTACTTGCTGGCCGGGGCTTGACCGCATTACCTTATGAATATAAGCACAGTTAGAAAACCACTTATACCAGCTATCTTTAAGATGGGATGAATTGCCTTTTGCATGTGCCCCTCCTCAGTGACTATGCAGACAACtaaaagaagctgaaatttaTGAAGCTAAATCCTGCAATATATCtaacagaataaaatgcaaTGCTATAGAGAAAAACATATTGAAGAGTCTGTTAGCTACTAACAGAATTTGttctaatttttaattattaaatttgaaaattctATAAAATTTAATCCTCAGATTTTTTGTCAAATccttaagttttaaaataaaaattcctaaTAGGAATTTAGGATATGCTAAAAATTCTTAGAATACTCTCTTATCCCATGATCCTGCCCTTTGAAAACTACGAAGTCCTGTACTTGCACTATCAGAACAGATGCCAAGTTTGCCTCTTGAAAACCTGAAGTAAATTTGCCGTGCTGAGACCACAAGGTGAGCAGTAGGACTGCGCTGGCACAGAAGTACCTGTGAATCCCTAATGTCTGAAGAAGTGTGCTAATAAATGCTGcttattacttttatttgcaAGTTGCTTCAGAGGCCGTGTCACATTCTACAGTAGAGCACTGGGACACAAAAGAGGTGTTCTCTTCTGCCTCTGAACCATTTCTGGTGTCCTCTAGCCCTGGCCAGTGGTGATTCATAGCTCCTGACCATACTGTGGTGCTCATGTGCAGCTGGTAGAATCAGAAAGCTGTATGATCAGTATAGAAATCCACGTTCCTTGAATAAACACATTAAATAAACACAAACCACCTGTTAATATTTACCTGCACAAATGCCACTCCTGTCATCAATATTACTAATGAAAGCCATTGGTATACACCCAATTTCTTGCTTAACATGGACACAGAAAACAATGCTGTGGTAAGAATTTTCAGTTGATATGTAACCTAGAAGAACCCAGAAACAATTACTACCACATaattcatggggtttttttttaaacttacagAGAAATCTGAATGTACAATACCTGGTATGTGGCTGCATCTAGGTTTGACAATGCAACATACAGCAAGTTATTCTGAAGAGTATAAATTCCTGAAGGAATAGCAAGTTTAAGAGTTTCCATGGGTTTATTAAGGATTTCATCATGTAGCACTCTGTTCAGACTCCGTAAATTGCACTCTGcccaaagaaacaacaaaagaaatagACATTCActaaaaggagagggaaaaagagagcGCAGAGGATTCTATTCTTAAAGATTGTTGTCCCCTTTCTATAGCTATCACGACCTCAAAATACTGTGTTTGTTTGACTTTAAGAAGCCTCatatatgtaagaaaaaaagactgcaaaGTATCTTCCTGTAGCCTGGAATATCAGAACTAGAATGAtcatttgaaatactttaaGTAAAACTTATTGAAACCATATCAATATTTGAAGACAATACATTAAAGAGTATCACCTAAAAATTGCACATTAAGAGCCTAAAGAGTCAGCAATATTTATGCATATCCAATATTTTTAAGCTGTTGAAGATCGAATATATATGTCAAGGAAATGGATAAATTCAGtataaaatgtacaaaataagaATTACAGTAAATATGGATATACTTTTTTGAGCTTAAAACTGTGTCTCTTCCTGTAGTAATGAAATTGTTTCCTCCCTTCTGCATCTGTTGTTTATTATAGGCTTCTAAATTATCATCCATGCTTTGGACACACttaaagcttttcatttttttcctgcttctacATATGAATTTCTTAAATTGCCCGAGCAAACACAATCTTCAAGCTGTTGGTAGAAGACATATCCTTGCACCCCTCAGTATCCACATTCTTTAGAGAACTCTTTTCAGCTAATATACAGTATTGTGTATTGTGTGTTGGGGAGTGAAGTTTGATTAGTGTCTTTCCAAGACTATTTCTTACATGAAAAGGGAAATGCTTTGTTGTACGCCTGTACTCACATGGCCGCTTTTCAGCTGCCACTGCAATACAGCATATTGATTAGGAAAATTAATTGGTACAAAATTTGATACCTACTGCTGTCTTTGTAGACCAATAGAACACAGGCCAAAATCTTCAGAAGTTCAGCAATAACCACTGCAGTAGAGGACAAGTAACGAGGTCCTTCTTCTTTCAGTGTCCGAGAATAACGCATGGTCAAGACTAAACTTGTGGTCTGAAAAACCAGGATGCCCAatgaaaggtattttaaattgGTAGACATTTCTTGACTTTGTTcttcctgaaacagaaaaacaaaaaacaacacaaccaGGCTTAAAAGGTAATATTGCAGATAGATATTTCCCTTAGGAATCAGCATATTAAAAGAAGTTATCCAGGGAGCTCAGCCAATGGAAAACAAACCTTatctgatatttaaaaataaaaaggagattaacactttaaaaatgtttttcaagtatATGATAACAAATGGGGAAGCATATCAGAAGATTAGAAGAGGTGATAACtaatagagaaataaaatgaagtatttcttATCTGTaacaataaagtaaaataacagCTATTAACTCATAATTGGCTTTTCAATAACTGGTTTCACAAAAGAAATCACCTAAGTTAAATCAATCATGGATTTTTTTACGTAAGTGAAGGCTCAGATGATATTTTCAGAGTGAAAAAGCCCCACACTATGGTACTGCAGAATGTCCAGTACCCCTGCTGCAAGGAGCTGTTCCCAGAAGGCAGAGATCTTCTCATTCTTCCACCTCTCTGACGTTTTTCAGGTTGCAGTCTCTGCCTTGCCAGATGACACAGTGCCAGGATAAGACAGGGTGAGGGTTGGGctactttaaatgaaaatgagagGAATGCCTGACACTGAAGGAGAGTTGTGGGAAAGCAGGGTTGGATGGGAAGACATGGGATGGAagagctgcagaggagacagcaCTAAACCTGTCCTGCTGATTAtcctgctcagaaaaaaatagttgaatATAGATAACTAGGTGACTGCACCTACTTTTACATACTGCACTGACTACCACAAACCTTACATTACTAAAGAAGTATCATCTCTACCATGAACTTTCACCAAGCTGACGTGGCTTTTCTTTGCACTTTGTCACCAATCAAAGCACTAAATTAGTGCAGGAGACTAATAGAGAAAGCGACCTCCATTTTGCGAGCGCAGTACATTacaaggaaattttaaaaatgcattgctgctattcaaaatattatataattttCTGCTATTCTTATTAAGTATGAAGAATTTCCATATGCACAGAAATCAATACTTTCTATCAAAAATTCATTGTCCATATATTCAAAAACAGAGCAGTGTTTTATAATgccaaagtaaaataaaaccagtaattAAAAGTtaccaaatacattttcaagtgaaa contains the following coding sequences:
- the SLC35A3 gene encoding UDP-N-acetylglucosamine transporter, whose protein sequence is MSTNLKYLSLGILVFQTTSLVLTMRYSRTLKEEGPRYLSSTAVVIAELLKILACVLLVYKDSKCNLRSLNRVLHDEILNKPMETLKLAIPSGIYTLQNNLLYVALSNLDAATYQVTYQLKILTTALFSVSMLSKKLGVYQWLSLVILMTGVAFVQWPSDSQATAAKEHSAGSQFVGLIAVLIACFSSGFAGVYFEKILKETKQSVWIRNIQLGFFGSIFGLMGVYIYDGEQLSKNGFFQGYNKLTWIVVVLQALGGLVIAAVIKYADNILKGFATSLSIILSTLISYFWLQDFVPTSVFFFGAVLVIAATFLYGYDPKPAGNPIKA